The genomic DNA AACAAAATCCAAATTAAACTGAAATTATTGGAGCGAAAACTTAATATATGTAATTATGTGTGTTTGTATATATTTATTGATGATGATCAAATGTTCATATAAGCCAAAGCATTATGCATTCCATTAACTACACATGTGACATGTATAAGGATTAAAAATTTACGACGAGAGGCTCTTGGGTGACTAAGTTTAGTGTGTGTGGATTAGTATATATGGAGGGATCAAAACGAGTCGTCGTGGCAGCTGCcgctgctcttcttcctccgcaTGAAGAGCGCGCCCACCAGCGGGATCagcggcttcttcttcttcttcctcccctcctccgccgccatcgccttCGCGGCCTCGTGCCCGGCCGACATCTGCCTCTGGAACCTCGGCTCGCGGTAGTAATGCGGCTGCGGCTGGGGCGGCGCGCGGTGTAGCTCCATCACGACGtccggcaacggcggcgcgcgggacgcggcggccgtcggcggGTCGGCGAACGTCACGTACCTCTTCTTCTGGAGCTCGCTTCCGGCGGCAGCCGCGACGCCGTCGGCCGagcgccgtggcggcgccggctTCTTCTCGGCCTCGGTGAAGCTGAGGCCCTCGTCGATCTCCAGGTCGATgaccttggcggcggcggcggcgccggcctcctcgtcgtcgcgcGCCTTGAGCCTCTTAAGCTCCCTCATGGCGTGGCTGAGCTCCTCCTGCAGGGACTGGATGCACCCGGCCATCTTCTGCTTCTCCTCCCGCTCCTTCTCCAGCTCCTGCTTCGCCACCGCAAGCTCTGCTGTCACCGGCGGCACGGGGCGTGGTGTAGCTGTGGTGACAGCGCCGGCTGTGATGCTGACGGCGTGGTGGTTGGGTCTCGTTGCCGCCGCTCGGTTCTGTACGTGTATTCGTCGATTGAGTAGGGGAAATATGGGAACGTATTAAAAGAGGGAAATTACTTCATGATCAGTAATAACAAGAGTGCCAATTGATTACTGAACATAGGCAAGCGAATAGGAATTAACATTTTGCGTATATATAAGGGGGGAATATCAAATGAAATGTTGTTGGATcgtcaaatcaaatcaaatatgAACAAGAGAACAAACAATTGTATTCCTTTTTGAAAGGGGGGATTTCGACTCATTTATTTcctcaatatatatatatatatatatatatatatatatatatatatatatattggttCAATCTAGACACAAGTTGAGTTTTATGTTTAAATTTTATAGAATGAGACATTAAATCATAAAATGTGATTAACAAGATGAGTTGATAATTTATTGTGAACATGCAACATGCATTTTAGTACCTCCATGGGTAAATAATAGCAGATGCTCCCAACCcatgaaaataattagaaataAATCTAATACACTTTTATAACATAGGGCATGATGCAGCTATCACTCCAcaaattttgaaattcaaattcaaattgtATAAGGAGAAACAAAAAACATTAAAGGGTAAATTTGACCATTTTAAATAGTTTAGAGAGTAAAATGAACCTGAATTTTGTTTACGATGAAACATATAAAGCAAATTGTTCGAGAcagtaaaatagactttttcaATAAAATATATTTTCGAGTTTTTGGTACCTTGTATTTATAGCATTTTTGTAGCGGTGCCACGTCCTCCTATGGCCATAACACTATTATCAGGATATCCATTCATAAGAGAGTAAAGGCTACCTTTTATCTACTAGTCATGATTAGGGCACCTAATTACATTACACATGTGCCATCATCAAAGTAATAGAGGTTCTAGGCAGCTTCCGATCCAGTGGATGGAGTACACCTTTTGTAGCTTCCTTGATTCAGGTGGAAGCTAGGAACATATGTTATAGTCTTGACGCATACACTTTAAACACTCGCAAATCTATATAGTACTGACACTACTTTACTGTAATTAATCAAAAGTGATCCAACAAGCGCTGTAAATATAGAGATAGTAGGGTTCTGGAAGGTGTCAACATGCAATGCATCTTTGCTGGTGGGTTAGTAGGAGAGTATctgaaaagaaagaagaggaaaaagatgCATGCTTACAGTACTACATGGTAAAGAAGGCTATTAAGCTGCTTTTTGTAGCACCTTTTTTTCTTGGCTCAGAAGAAAGGAATAGAATGATCATCAAGCATTTTGACAATCTAGGTAGCTACCTTTTGTTCATGTATCAACTAAATTAAAGGACCAAGCAGCTGTAAACTCGAATATATATGAATTGAATAGCTATTTttcccatatatatatatatatatatatatatatatattctaatTCTACATACAAATTCATAGgctaataataataataatcttCTAGGTTGTGTATAATTAATTAAAATATTTCCATATCTGCAATCAATTTAAATCAGAGAAGAGGGAAAGAAAAACGTAGAAATGCTAGAAACCCAGGACTAGATATATGCCCTGCATGATCAAGACTTGATCAATATGGAGTTAAAAGATTGTAACTGATTTGAATTTCAGCGAAGAGGAAATGCTAATGACAGAGGTGTTGACTACTAGTTGGCCGTATTATATACTGATGAATGAACCAGTTGAGCTCGTAATTTGAGATGAAACTGAAACCAGTTTTGCTATGCAAATTACGAGCTCAAACTGGTTTGCATGTATCAGCGAAGTAACTTAGCATTTCCTCTTCGCTGATACATGCAAATTACGGTTCGCATTGCAAAGCTGGTTTCAGTttcatctaatttttttttgacggTCAACGTAAGGGAGAGGATCTTTCACCTGAAATTTCATTGATAGTGGCCCCCAATGAAGGCCCGCAGGATGAAATTTCATTGATAGTTTCAACTAATTACGAGCTCAAACTGGTTTCATGGAAGAATATGGAGCGTGGCGTATCTTCTAATGAGCAAATACCTGGTTGACGGAGAGTTGGCGTCCGGCGGAGAGCTCCCCGGCGAGGACCCTCTCGCCGAAGAGGACGACGGCCTCCTTGACGGAGCGGAACGGAGCCCTGGTGTCGATCTCCGCCCGGCCGAGCACCACcacctcgcctcctcctcctccaccacctcccacCATTGTACGTACGTCTTTGCTGTAGCTGCTAGCAGCTACTAGTGCGGTCCAGCTGAATCGATCGATGCCAAGCAAAGAAGATATATATATGTATCTACGTATGCAACAAAGCAGGGGCTAGCTTGGACAAGACAAAACAACCGATCGATGGGTGGTCATGGCGTAGTGGGAATGTAGTTGCAATGGACGTCGTCGTTGGGGAGAGA from Setaria italica strain Yugu1 chromosome VII, Setaria_italica_v2.0, whole genome shotgun sequence includes the following:
- the LOC101753048 gene encoding WEB family protein At1g75720 isoform X1, with translation MVGGGGGGGGEVVVLGRAEIDTRAPFRSVKEAVVLFGERVLAGELSAGRQLSVNQEDVAPLQKCYKYKNRAAATRPNHHAVSITAGAVTTATPRPVPPVTAELAVAKQELEKEREEKQKMAGCIQSLQEELSHAMRELKRLKARDDEEAGAAAAAKVIDLEIDEGLSFTEAEKKPAPPRRSADGVAAAAGSELQKKRYVTFADPPTAAASRAPPLPDVVMELHRAPPQPQPHYYREPRFQRQMSAGHEAAKAMAAEEGRKKKKKPLIPLVGALFMRRKKSSGSCHDDSF
- the LOC101753048 gene encoding WEB family protein At3g51220 isoform X2, whose amino-acid sequence is MVGGGGGGGGEVVVLGRAEIDTRAPFRSVKEAVVLFGERVLAGELSAGRQLSVNQNRAAATRPNHHAVSITAGAVTTATPRPVPPVTAELAVAKQELEKEREEKQKMAGCIQSLQEELSHAMRELKRLKARDDEEAGAAAAAKVIDLEIDEGLSFTEAEKKPAPPRRSADGVAAAAGSELQKKRYVTFADPPTAAASRAPPLPDVVMELHRAPPQPQPHYYREPRFQRQMSAGHEAAKAMAAEEGRKKKKKPLIPLVGALFMRRKKSSGSCHDDSF